One window from the genome of Acanthochromis polyacanthus isolate Apoly-LR-REF ecotype Palm Island chromosome 21, KAUST_Apoly_ChrSc, whole genome shotgun sequence encodes:
- the LOC110962786 gene encoding mitochondrial glycine transporter A-like yields MELSLAHPAIKAFMCGSFSGTCSTLLFQPLDLIKTRLQTLQSGVQPGSGRVGMMSVLLSVVRTEKLLGLWKGVSPSFARTIPGVGIYFSTYYSVKQHFFQDGSPGAVEAVLLGGGARMVAGVVMLPVTVIKTRFECGRYSYGSVTGALRSVCRTEGPAALFSGLTATLLRDVPFSGIYVMFYSQTKASLPKEISSSPSAPLANFSCGILAGVLASLITQPADVVKTHVQVNPQSLRTAEAIRIIYTDHGLQGFFRGAVPRSLRRTMMAAMAWTVYEQMMAHIGLKS; encoded by the exons ATGGAACTGTCACTG GCTCACCCGGCCATCAAAGCCTTCATGTGTGGCTCCTTCAGTGGGACCTGCTCCACGCTGCTGTTCCAGCCTCTGGACCTGATCAAGACCCGTCTGCAGACGCTGCAGAGCGGCGTGCAGCCCGG CTCAGGCAGAGTGGGCATGATGTCGGTGCTCCTCAGCGTCGTTCGGACAGAGAAGCTGCTGGGACTGTGGAAAGGAGTTTCACCG TCCTTTGCTCGCACCATCCCAGGAGTGGGCATCTACTTCAGCACCTACTACTCTGTGAAGCAGCACTTCTTCCAGGACGGCAGCCCGGGGGCGGTGGAGGCCGTGCTGCTGGGAGGAGGAGCCCGGATGGTGGCGGGGGTCGTGATGCTGCCGGTTACTGTCATCAAGACACGCTTTGAA tgtgGCAGGTACAGTTATGGGAGTGTAACCGGGGCTCTGCGCAGCGTCTGTCGGACTGAAGgtcctgctgctctgttctctGGACTCACGGCGACGCTCCTCAGAGACGTTCCTTTCTCTGGGATCTACGTCATGTTCTACAGTCAGACCAAGGCCTCGCTGCCAAAAG AGATCAGCTCCTCTCCTTCGGCCCCGCTGGCTAACTTCAGCTGTGGGATCCTGGCCGGCGTTCTGGCCTCCCTGATCACTCAGCCGGCCGATGTGGTCAAAACACACGTTCAAGTGAATCCGCAGTCCCTGAGGACGGCAGAGGCGATCAGAATCATCTACACG gatCATGGACTCCAGGGCTTCTTCAGGGGGGCAGTTCCTCGGTCTCTGAGGAGGACGATGATGGCAGCCATGGCGTGGACGGTGTATGAGCAGATGATGGCACACATCGGGCTGAAGTCGTGA